The Thunnus thynnus chromosome 2, fThuThy2.1, whole genome shotgun sequence genome includes a region encoding these proteins:
- the LOC137171705 gene encoding zinc finger protein 271-like: protein MSAVECLRELMNERLTAAAEEIFRVFQKTIVEYEKEINRQSRLLDIVWKPEIKLQRIELLQQNVCEEEEALADQQLCNQERNSSLDQEDPEPPQIKEEEDGLCTSLEGAQLVLKQETETFMWTPACEESDNSEDQTEDSDETESVAEKEHVVSMLVKSSVVPEPNSDNQLLSHNSHVAESQDHKGGKQGDSGSTGNAEIKPKKTHRKSKSHSNNVQNTTMSQIQLNSHKGKRVFKCDYCGKAFEYISQLNRHLTMHTGEKLYPCNTCVKRFSHLRALKVHLRIHTGEKPYPCNTCEKRFPKTSALKAHMRIHTGEKPYPCNTCEKRFPKTSALKAHMRVHTGEKPYPCNTCEKRFSELGNLKRHMRTHTGEKPYACNTCEKIFSELSALKQHMRVHTGEKPYTCNTCEKRFPKTSALKAHMRVYTGEKPYPCNTCEKRFSQLGALNLHMRVHTGEKPYSCKTCGKDFPRGDHLKIHMRAHSRKRLSDVRLEKTQTTMSSVECLRELMNERLTAAAEEIFRVFQKTIVEYEKEIDRQSRLLDIVWKPEIKLQRIELLQQHVCKEEEVLADQQLCNQERNSSLDQEDPEPPQIKEEQDELCTSLEGEQLVLKQETETFMLTPTCEESDNSEDQTLNLSPDEPESEAEKEHVVSMLVKSSVVPEPNSDDQLLSHNSHVAESQDHKGGKQGDSGSTGNAETEPKKRHRKSKSHSNNVHNTTMSQIQLNSHKGKRVFKCDYCGKAFKYISQLNRHLTIHTGEKPYSCNSCEKRFSLLGTLKEHMRVHTGEKLYPCNTCVKRFSHLRALKVHLRIHTGEKPYPCNTCEKRFSELGALKRHMRVHTGEKPYPCNTCEKMFSDLSALKRHMRVHTGEKPYPCNTCEKRFTELGALKRHMRIHTGEKPYTCNTCEKNFADMCALKRHMRVYTGKKLVSHNSHVVESQDHKGSKHEDSGSTGNAETKPKKRHQNTSKTHSYIYTGKKSLKNNTCGKAFKCKSYLNKHLTVHASEKSYNCETCGKGFSRMSDFKKHMRIHTGEKPYPCNTCEKRFSRRDILQTHMRVHTGEKPYPCNTCEKRFSELGNLKRHMRTHTGKKPYTCNTCEKRFSELGALKQHMRVHTGEKPYNCKTCGKDFTRGDHLKIHMRTHSRKRLSDVRLEKTH, encoded by the exons ATGTCTGCAGTTGAGTGTTTGAGAGAGTTAATGAACGAGCgactaactgctgctgctgaagaaataTTCCGAGTTTTTCAGAAAACTATCGTCGAGTACGAGAAAGAGATCAATCGTCAGAGCAGACTGCTGGATATCGTTTGGAAACCTGAAATAAAGTTACAGAGAATAG AACTTCTACAGCAGAATgtctgtgaggaggaggaggctctcgctgaccagcagctctgtaaCCAGGAGAGGAACTCTAGTCTGGACCAAGAGGACCCAGAGCCTCCACAAattaaagaggaagaggatggacTGTGCACCAGTCTGGAGGGAGCACAGCTGGTGCTGAAGCAGGAGACTGAAACCTTTATGTGGACTCCTGCTTGTGAGGAAAGTGACAACAGTGAAGATCAGACGGAGGACTCTGATGAAACTGAGAGTGTAGCAGAGAAAGAGCAtgttgtgagcatgttagtTAAAAGCTCAGTGGTACCAGAACCAAACAGTGACAACCAGCTCCTCTCTCACAACTCTCATGTAGCTGAGAGCCAAGATCACAAAGGAGGCAAACAAGGAGACTCAGGATCAACTGGGAATGCAGAGATAAAACCCAAGAAGACACATCgtaaaagtaaaagtcacaGTAACAATGTACAAAACACTACCATGTCACAGATTCAGCTGAATAGCCACAAAGGTAAAAGGGTTTTTAAGTGTGACTATTGTGGAAAAGCTTTTGAGTATATTTCCCAATTGAATAGACACCTGACAAtgcacacaggtgagaagctgTACCCATGTAACACCTGTGTGAAAAGATTCTCTCACCTGAGggcattgaaagtgcatttgagaatccacacaggtgagaagccgtacccatgtaacacttgtgagaaaagattcCCTAAAACTAGTGCATTAAAAGCGCATatgagaatccacacaggtgagaagccgtacccatgtaacacttgtgagaaaagattcCCTAAAACTAGTGCATTAAAAGCGCATATGAGAGTCCACACGGGTGAGAAGCCGTACCCATGTAACACctgtgagaaaagattctctGAGCTGGGCAACTTAAAACGACatatgagaacacacacaggcGAGAAGCCGTACgcatgtaacacttgtgagaaaatATTCTCTGAACTGAGCGCACTAAAACAGCATATGagagtccacacaggtgagaagccgtacacatgtaacacttgtgagaaaagattcCCTAAAACTAGTGCATTAAAAGCGCATATGAGAGTctacacaggtgagaagccgtacccatgtaacacttgtgagaaaagattctctCAGCTGGGTGCATTAAACCTACATATGAGggtccacacaggtgagaagccgtacagTTGCAAAACTTGTGGAAAAGATTTCCCACGTGGAGATCACTTGAAGATCCACATGAGAGCACACAGTAGGAAAAGATTGTCAGATGTCAGACTTGAAAAGACAC AAACAACAATGTCTTCAGTTGAGTGTTTGAGAGAGTTAATGAACGAGCgactaactgctgctgctgaagaaataTTCCGAGTTTTTCAGAAAACTATCGTCGAGTACGAGAAAGAGATCGATCGTCAGAGCAGACTGCTGGATATCGTTTGGAAACCTGAAATAAAGTTACAGAGAATAG AGCTTCTACAGCAGCATGTctgtaaggaggaggaggttctcgctgaccagcagctctgtaaCCAGGAGAGGAACTCCAGTTTGGACCAAGAGGACCCAGAGCCTCCACAaattaaagaggaacaggatGAACTATGCACCAGTCtggagggagagcagctggTGCTGAAGCAGGAAACTGAAACCTTTATGTTGACTCCTACTTGTGAGGAAAGTGACAACAGTGAAGATCAGACTCTGAACTTGAGTCCTGATGAAcctgagagtgaagcagagaaagagcatGTTGTCAGCATGTTGGTTAAAAGCTCAGTGGTACCAGAACCAAACAGTGATGACCAGCTCCTCTCTCACAACTCTCATGTAGCTGAGAGCCAAGATCACAAAGGAGGCAAACAAGGAGACTCAGGATCAACTGGGAATGCAGAGACAGAACCCAAGAAGAGACATCgtaaaagtaaaagtcacaGTAACAATGTACATAACACTACCATGTCACAGATTCAGCTGAATAGCCACAAAGGTAAAAGGGTTTTTAAGTGTGACTATTGTGGAAAAGCTTTTAAGTATATTTCCCAATTGAATAGACACCTGAcaatccacacaggtgagaagccgtattCATGTAACTCTTGTGAAAAAAGATTCTCATTGCTGGGCACATTAAAAGAGCATATGagagtccacacaggtgagaagctgTACCCATGTAACACCTGTGTGAAAAGATTCTCTCACCTGAGggcattgaaagtgcatttgagaatccacacaggtgagaagccgtacccATGTAACACCTGTGAAAAAAGATTCTCTGAGCTGGGCGCACTAAAACGGCATATGagagtccacacaggtgagaagccgtacccatgtaacacttgtgagaaaatGTTCTCTGATCTGAGCGCACTAAAACGACATATGagagtccacacaggtgagaaaccgtacccatgtaacacttgtgaAAAAAGATTCACTGAGCTTGGCGCACTAAAACGGCATatgagaatccacacaggtgagaagccgtacacatgtaacacttgtgagaaaaaCTTCGCTGATATGTGCGCATTAAAACGACATATGAGAGTCTACACAGGTAAGAAGCTCGTCTCTCACAACTCTCATGTAGTTGAGAGCCAAGATCACAAAGGAAGCAAACATGAAGACTCAGGATCAACTGGAAATGCAGAGACAAAACCCAAGAAGAGACATCAAAACACGTCAAAGACTCACAGTTATATTTATACAgggaaaaagtctttaaaaaacaatactTGTGGGAAAGCTTTTAAGTGCAAGTCCTATTTGAACAAACACCTGACAGTCCATGCAAGTGAGAAGTCGTATAACTGTGAAACCTGTGGAAAAGGATTCAGTCGAATGTCAGACTTCAAAAAGCACATGAGAATCCACACAGGGGAGAAGCCGTAcccatgtaacacttgtgagaaaagattctctCGGCGGGATATATTACAAACACATATGagagtccacacaggtgagaagccgtacccATGTAACACctgtgagaaaagattctctGAGCTGGGCAACTTAAAACGACatatgagaacacacacaggcaagAAGCCATACacatgtaacacttgtgagaaaagattctctGAACTGGGCGCATTAAAACAGCATATGAGggtccacacaggtgagaagccgtacaaTTGCAAAACTTGTGGAAAAGATTTCACACGTGGAGATCATTTGAAGATCCACATGAGAACACACAGTAGGAAAAGATTGTCAGATGTCAGACTTGAAAAGACACATTAG
- the LOC137200598 gene encoding zinc finger protein ZFP2-like isoform X3: MSSVECLRELMNERLTAAAEEIFRVFQKTIVEYEKEIDRQSRLLDIVWKPEIKLQRIELLQQHVCKEEEVLTDQQLCNQERNSSLDQEDPEPPQIKEEQAELCTSLEGEQLVLKQETETFMLTPTCKESDNGEDQTEDSDEIQSAAEKEHVVSMLVKSSVVPEPNSIDQLLSHNSHVVESQDHKGGKQGDSGSPGNAETKPKKRHQNTSKIHSYIYTGKKSLKNNTCGKAFKCKSYLNKHPRVHAGEKSYNCETCGKGFSRMSDFKKHMRIHTGEKPYPCNTCEKRFSRRDILQTHMRVHTGEKPYPCNTCEKRFSELGNLKRHMRTHTRKKPYTCNTCEKRFSLPGTLKAHMKGQESDNSEDQMEDSDETQSAAEKEHVVSMLVKSSVVPEPNSDDQLLSHNSHVAESQGHKGGKYGDSGSTGNTETKPKKRHHRRKNPTNNEDNSTTSKIHSNIYTGKKSLKCNTCEKRFTQRSALLLHMKVHIGEKLYPCNTCGKAFQCKSNLNKNLRVHAGEKVYPCNTCGKIFSLPSTLRVHMRIHTGEKPYSCNTCEKRFSQLGNLKLHMRVHTGEKPYPCNTCEKRFSERGKLKVHMRIHTGEKPYSCKTCGKDFTRGDHLKIHMRTHSRKRLSDV; the protein is encoded by the exons ATGTCTTCAGTTGAGTGTTTGAGAGAGTTAATGAACGAGCgactaactgctgctgctgaagaaataTTCCGAGTTTTTCAGAAAACTATCGTCGAGTACGAGAAAGAGATCGATCGTCAGAGCAGACTGCTGGATATCGTTTGGAAACCTGAAATAAAGTTACAGAGAATAG AACTTCTACAGCAGCATGTctgtaaggaggaggaggttctcactgaccagcagctctgtaaCCAGGAGAGGAACTCCAGTTTGGACCAAGAGGACCCAGAGCCTCCAcagattaaagaggaacaggCTGAACTGTGCACCAGTCTGGAGGGAGAACAGCTGGTGCTGAAGCAGGAGACTGAAACCTTTATGTTGACTCCTACTTGTAAGGAAAGTGACAACGGTGAAGATCAGACGGAGGACTCTGATGAAATTCAGAGTGCAGCAGAGAAAGAGCAtgttgtgagcatgttagtTAAAAGCTCAGTGGTACCAGAACCAAACAGTATCGACCAGCTCCTCTCTCACAACTCTCATGTAGTTGAGAGCCAAGATCACAAAGGAGGCAAACAAGGAGACTCAGGATCACCTGGGAATGCAGAGACAAAACCCAAGAAGAGACatcaaaacacatcaaagaTTCACAGTTATATTTATACAgggaaaaagtctttaaaaaacaatactTGTGGGAAAGCTTTTAAGTGCAAGTCCTATTTGAACAAACACCCGAGAGTCCATGCAGGTGAGAAGTCGTATAACTGTGAAACCTGTGGAAAAGGATTCAGTCGAATGTCAGACTTCAAAAAGCACatgagaatccacacaggtgagaagccgtacccATGTAACACctgtgagaaaagattctctCGGCGGGATATATTACAAACACATATGagagtccacacaggtgagaagccgtacccATGTAACACctgtgagaaaagattctctGAGTTGGGCAACTTAAAACGACatatgagaacacacacacgcaagaaGCCATACacatgtaacacttgtgagaaaagattctctCTGCCGGGCACCTTAAAAGCGCATATGAAAGGACAGGAAAGTGACAACAGTGAAGATCAGATGGAGGACTCTGATGAAACTCAGAGTGCAGCAGAGAAAGAGCATGTTGTAAGCATGTTAGTTAAAAGCTCAGTGGTACCAGAACCAAACAGTGATGACCAGCTCCTCTCTCACAACTCTCATGTAGCTGAGAGCCAAGGCCACAAGGGAGGCAAATATGGAGACTCAGGATCAACTGGGAATACAGAAACAAAACCCAAGAAGAGACATCACAGGAGAAAAAATCCCactaacaatgaagacaactcTACCACATCAAAGATTCACAGTAATATTTATACAgggaaaaagtctttaaaatgcAACACTTGTGAAAAACGATTCACTCAGCGGAGCGCATTGCTACTGCATATGAAAGTCCACATAGGGGAGAAGCTGTACCCATGTAATACTTGTGGGAAAGCTTTTCAGTGCAAGTCCAATTTGAACAAAAATCTGAGAGTCCACGCAGGTGAGAAGGTGTACCCATGTAACACTTGCGGGAAAATATTCTCTCTGCCGAGCACATTAAGAGTTCATatgagaatccacacaggtgagaagccgtactCATGTAACACTTGTGAAAAAAGATTCTCTCAACTGGGTAACTTAAAACTGCATATGagagtccacacaggtgagaagccgtacccatgtaacacttgtgagaaaagattctctGAGCGGGGCAAATTAAAAGTGCATatgagaatccacacaggtgagaagccgtacagTTGCAAAACTTGTGGAAAAGATTTCACACGTGGAGATCATTTGAAGATCCACATGAGAACACACAGTAGGAAAAGATTGTCAGATGTCTGA